In a single window of the Pontibacter russatus genome:
- a CDS encoding replication-associated recombination protein A, with amino-acid sequence MNHPNIPLAERMRPHNLDQYYGQKHLVGPNGILRRYIEGGVIPSMILWGPPGVGKTTLANIIANQMKVPFVALSAINSGVKDIREVIEQARKRQGTVLFIDEIHRFNKSQQDALLGAVEKGTVTLVGATTENPSFEVISALLSRCQVYILKHLTKDELIELVDKALEQDEWIRHRNVRIEEYEALLTISGGDARKLLNLLEIVAEAVTGDEVVLTNDLVKQVAQQNIVMYDKSGEMHYDLVSAYIKSIRGSDPNAAVYWLARMIEGGEDPKFIARRLLIAASEDIGLANSNALLMATSCFQAVQMIGYPEAEIILSQCTVYLATSPKSNASYKAIKQARALVQQTGNLPVPLHIRNAPTKLMKEIGYGNNYKYAHDYEGNFVPQEFMPQELSSTAFYQPGQNGRENEMRKQLQAQWGKKYNY; translated from the coding sequence ATGAACCACCCGAACATACCCCTTGCCGAGCGCATGCGCCCCCACAACCTGGACCAGTACTACGGCCAGAAGCACCTCGTTGGCCCCAACGGCATCCTGCGCCGCTATATAGAGGGGGGCGTGATACCGAGCATGATTCTGTGGGGACCGCCGGGTGTGGGCAAAACCACGCTGGCCAACATCATTGCCAACCAGATGAAGGTGCCGTTTGTGGCCCTCAGCGCCATTAACTCCGGCGTGAAGGACATACGCGAGGTGATTGAGCAGGCCCGGAAGCGGCAGGGCACGGTGCTGTTTATCGACGAGATCCACCGCTTCAACAAGTCGCAGCAGGACGCGCTGCTGGGCGCTGTGGAGAAAGGCACCGTGACGCTGGTGGGCGCCACCACCGAAAACCCCTCGTTTGAGGTGATCTCGGCTTTGCTGTCGCGCTGCCAGGTATATATCCTCAAGCACCTGACGAAGGACGAACTGATAGAACTGGTAGACAAGGCCCTGGAGCAGGACGAGTGGATCCGGCACCGCAACGTGCGGATAGAAGAGTACGAGGCGCTGCTGACCATATCGGGCGGCGACGCGCGCAAACTGCTGAACCTGCTGGAGATTGTGGCCGAAGCCGTGACAGGCGACGAGGTGGTGCTGACCAATGACCTGGTGAAGCAGGTGGCGCAGCAGAACATCGTGATGTACGACAAGTCGGGCGAGATGCATTATGACCTGGTGTCGGCCTATATAAAGTCTATCCGTGGCTCCGACCCGAACGCGGCCGTGTACTGGCTGGCCCGCATGATAGAGGGCGGCGAAGACCCCAAGTTCATCGCCCGCCGGTTGCTCATCGCCGCCTCCGAAGACATCGGGCTGGCCAACTCCAACGCGCTGCTGATGGCCACGTCCTGCTTCCAGGCGGTGCAGATGATTGGCTATCCCGAGGCGGAGATCATCCTGTCGCAGTGTACGGTATACCTGGCCACCTCGCCCAAGAGCAATGCCTCCTACAAGGCCATCAAGCAGGCGCGGGCGCTGGTGCAGCAAACGGGCAACCTGCCGGTGCCGCTGCACATCCGCAACGCGCCCACCAAACTGATGAAGGAAATCGGCTACGGCAACAACTACAAATACGCCCACGACTACGAAGGGAATTTCGTGCCCCAGGAGTTTATGCCGCAGGAGCTCAGCAGCACCGCCTTCTACCAGCCCGGCCAGAACGGACGCGAAAACGAGATGCGCAAGCAACTGCAGGCGCAGTGGGGAAAAAAATATAATTATTAG